In one Pseudomonas sp. SG20056 genomic region, the following are encoded:
- the thrS gene encoding threonine--tRNA ligase gives MPIITLPDGSQRSFDHPVSVLEVAQSIGAGLAKATVAGKVNGKLVDACDLIESDATLQIITPKDQEGLEIIRHSCAHLIGHAVKQLFPAAKMVIGPVIEEGFYYDIASERPFTLDDVAAIEQRMQQLIEKDYDVIKKVTPRAEVIDVFTARGEEYKLRLVEDMPDEQAMGLYYHEEYVDMCRGPHVPNTRFLKAFKLTKLSGAYWRGDAKNEQLQRVYGTAWADKKQLAAYIQRIEEAEKRDHRKIGKRLDLFHTQEEAPGMVFWHPNGWTIYQVLEQYMRGVQRENGYQEVRTPQVVDRVLWEKSGHWGNYADNMFTTQSESRDYAIKPMNCPCHVQIFNQGLKSYRELPLRLAEFGSCHRNEASGALHGIMRVRGFTQDDAHIFCTEEQVKKEAADFIKLTLQVYADFGFSDVKMKLSTRPAKRVGDDAFWDRAEEALANALNEAGLPWEYLPGEGAFYGPKIEFTLLDCLGRAWQCGTLQYDPNMPQRLEASYVSEDNSRKVPVMLHRAILGSFERFIGILIEHYEGAFPAWLAPTQAVVMNITDKQADFALEVEKTLNQSGFRAKSDLRNEKIGFKIREHTLLKVPYLLVIGDREVETKTVAVRTREGADLGSMPVTQFAEFLTQAVSRRGRQDLE, from the coding sequence ATGCCCATCATTACTCTTCCCGACGGCAGTCAGCGTTCGTTCGATCACCCGGTATCCGTACTCGAGGTGGCGCAATCTATTGGTGCTGGCCTGGCTAAGGCCACGGTAGCTGGCAAGGTCAATGGCAAGTTGGTTGATGCTTGTGATCTGATTGAAAGCGACGCAACCCTGCAAATCATTACGCCAAAAGATCAGGAAGGGTTGGAAATCATCCGCCACTCCTGTGCGCATTTGATTGGTCATGCGGTCAAGCAACTGTTTCCCGCTGCCAAGATGGTGATCGGTCCGGTCATTGAAGAGGGTTTTTACTACGACATCGCCTCTGAGCGTCCTTTCACTCTAGATGATGTGGCGGCGATCGAGCAGCGCATGCAGCAGCTGATCGAAAAGGACTACGACGTCATCAAGAAAGTAACTCCGCGCGCCGAGGTTATTGATGTGTTCACCGCGCGTGGCGAGGAATACAAACTGCGTCTGGTTGAAGACATGCCGGACGAGCAGGCTATGGGTCTGTACTACCACGAAGAATACGTCGACATGTGCCGTGGTCCGCACGTGCCGAATACGCGCTTCCTCAAGGCGTTCAAGCTGACCAAATTGTCCGGTGCTTACTGGCGCGGCGATGCCAAGAACGAGCAGTTACAGCGCGTGTATGGCACGGCCTGGGCTGACAAGAAGCAGCTGGCGGCGTATATCCAGCGCATTGAAGAGGCCGAGAAGCGCGATCATCGCAAGATCGGTAAGCGCCTCGACTTGTTCCATACACAGGAAGAAGCGCCGGGCATGGTGTTCTGGCACCCGAATGGCTGGACCATTTATCAGGTGCTTGAGCAGTACATGCGTGGTGTGCAGCGCGAGAATGGCTATCAGGAAGTGCGCACGCCGCAGGTGGTTGACCGTGTGCTGTGGGAGAAATCCGGGCACTGGGGCAATTACGCCGACAACATGTTCACCACTCAGTCGGAGAGTCGCGATTACGCGATCAAGCCGATGAACTGCCCGTGCCACGTGCAGATATTCAATCAGGGGCTCAAGAGCTACCGCGAGCTGCCATTGCGTCTGGCTGAATTTGGTTCCTGTCACCGCAATGAAGCCTCAGGGGCTCTGCACGGCATCATGCGTGTGCGTGGCTTCACTCAGGATGACGCGCATATCTTCTGCACGGAAGAGCAGGTCAAGAAAGAGGCTGCGGATTTCATCAAGCTGACCTTGCAGGTTTACGCAGACTTCGGTTTTAGCGACGTCAAGATGAAGCTCTCCACGCGCCCAGCCAAGCGTGTAGGTGATGATGCGTTCTGGGATCGTGCCGAAGAGGCGCTGGCCAATGCGCTGAATGAAGCCGGTCTGCCTTGGGAGTATCTGCCAGGCGAGGGTGCATTCTACGGTCCGAAGATCGAGTTCACGCTGCTTGATTGCCTTGGTCGCGCTTGGCAGTGCGGTACACTGCAGTACGATCCGAACATGCCGCAGCGTCTGGAGGCGAGCTACGTTTCCGAAGACAACAGCCGCAAAGTGCCGGTCATGTTGCATCGCGCGATTCTTGGTTCGTTCGAGCGTTTCATCGGGATTTTAATCGAGCACTACGAAGGTGCGTTCCCGGCGTGGTTGGCGCCGACTCAGGCTGTGGTGATGAATATCACGGATAAACAGGCCGATTTTGCCCTCGAAGTAGAAAAAACGCTCAATCAAAGCGGATTTCGTGCCAAGTCTGACTTGAGGAACGAGAAGATAGGCTTTAAAATCCGCGAGCATACTTTGCTCAAGGTTCCTTATCTCTTGGTTATCGGAGATCGGGAGGTTGAGACGAAAACTGTCGCCGTGCGTACCCGTGAAGGTGCTGATCTGGGCTCAATGCCCGTCACTCAATTCGCTGAATTTCTTACGCAGGCGGTTTCCCGGCGTGGTCGCCAAGATTTGGAGTAA
- a CDS encoding FAD-binding oxidoreductase: MAHTAYPQSYYAASANPVPERPELNGEVETDVCIVGAGYTGLSTAIALLENGFKVSIVEAAKVGFGASGRNGGQIVNSYSRDIDVIERSVGPKQAKLLGDMAFEGGRIIRERIAKYNIQCDLKDGGVFAANTPKHMKHLESQKKLWERYGHTQLELMDAKRIREVVDSDVYVGGMLDMSGGHIHPLNLALGEAAAVESLGGVIYEQSPAIRIDRGASPVVHTPNGRIKAKFVVVAGNAYLGNLIPELSAKSMPCGTQVITTEPLSAELAKSLLPQDYCVEDCNYLLDYYRLTSDKRLIFGGGVVYGARDPANIEAIIRPKMLKAFPQLKDVKIDYAWTGNFLLTLSRLPQVGRLGDNIYYSQGCSGHGVTYTHLAGKVLAEALRGQAERFDAFADLPHYPFPGGRLFQVPFSALGAWYYTMRDKLGV, translated from the coding sequence ATGGCGCACACAGCTTATCCACAATCCTATTACGCGGCCTCCGCCAATCCGGTACCGGAGCGCCCAGAATTGAATGGTGAAGTCGAGACTGACGTGTGCATCGTCGGCGCTGGCTACACCGGCCTGTCTACGGCCATCGCCCTGCTCGAGAATGGCTTTAAAGTCAGCATCGTCGAAGCCGCCAAGGTCGGTTTCGGTGCATCGGGTCGCAACGGCGGGCAGATCGTTAACAGCTATAGCCGCGACATTGATGTGATCGAACGCAGCGTCGGCCCTAAGCAGGCAAAATTGCTGGGAGACATGGCCTTCGAAGGCGGCCGCATCATTCGCGAACGCATCGCCAAGTACAATATCCAGTGCGACCTCAAGGACGGTGGCGTCTTCGCCGCCAATACTCCGAAGCACATGAAACACCTGGAATCGCAGAAAAAGCTTTGGGAACGCTACGGCCATACTCAGTTGGAACTGATGGACGCCAAACGCATCCGTGAGGTGGTGGACAGTGACGTTTACGTGGGCGGCATGCTGGACATGAGCGGCGGCCATATCCACCCGCTCAACCTGGCCCTGGGCGAGGCGGCAGCCGTCGAATCGCTGGGCGGCGTGATTTACGAACAGTCCCCCGCCATCCGCATCGATCGCGGCGCAAGCCCTGTCGTGCACACCCCGAACGGCCGAATCAAAGCCAAGTTCGTGGTCGTCGCCGGCAACGCTTACCTGGGCAACCTGATCCCTGAGCTGTCGGCCAAGTCGATGCCGTGCGGCACCCAGGTGATCACTACCGAACCTCTATCCGCTGAGCTGGCGAAAAGCCTGCTACCGCAGGACTACTGCGTCGAGGACTGCAACTACCTGCTCGACTACTACCGCCTGACCAGCGACAAGCGCCTGATCTTCGGTGGCGGCGTGGTCTACGGCGCCCGTGACCCAGCGAACATCGAAGCCATCATTCGCCCGAAAATGCTCAAGGCCTTCCCGCAGTTGAAGGATGTGAAGATCGACTACGCCTGGACCGGCAACTTCCTGCTGACCCTGTCGCGCCTGCCGCAAGTCGGTCGCTTGGGTGACAACATCTATTACTCGCAAGGCTGCAGCGGCCACGGTGTGACCTATACCCACCTGGCTGGCAAGGTGCTGGCCGAAGCTCTGCGCGGGCAGGCAGAACGCTTCGACGCCTTCGCCGATCTGCCGCACTACCCCTTCCCCGGCGGCCGCCTGTTCCAGGTGCCATTCAGCGCCCTGGGTGCCTGGTACTACACCATGCGTGACAAGCTGGGCGTCTAA
- a CDS encoding PA2778 family cysteine peptidase, translated as MFQFVRVVKLLPFALSFLLVACSSGPQLLPETKRLPERVELADVPFFQLSDAQGGPSALAALLNHHGVISSPGLVDERIQQLAKGQSAQAGLETVARSYDLLVYPLPGNMDALMQQVSAGHPVLVMQDRLFGGPGSQFALLVGYDQRERTLVLRSGNTRRWYTSFASFDDAWGEAGRWAVLVMPTNQLPAQPLKPTWMTAAQELQDQGRTAAAQRALRTAHQLWPDAQL; from the coding sequence ATGTTTCAGTTTGTGCGCGTAGTAAAACTTCTGCCGTTTGCTCTGTCGTTTCTGCTCGTCGCCTGCTCCAGTGGGCCGCAGCTGCTGCCTGAGACCAAGCGACTGCCTGAGCGGGTCGAGCTGGCCGATGTGCCGTTTTTTCAGCTCAGTGATGCGCAGGGCGGGCCTTCGGCGTTGGCGGCGTTACTCAATCATCATGGCGTGATCAGTAGCCCCGGTCTGGTGGATGAGCGCATTCAGCAATTAGCCAAGGGGCAAAGCGCGCAAGCCGGGCTTGAAACGGTGGCGCGCTCTTATGATCTGCTGGTCTACCCCTTGCCCGGTAATATGGATGCGCTGATGCAACAGGTGTCGGCAGGGCATCCGGTGTTGGTGATGCAGGATCGTCTGTTTGGCGGGCCGGGCTCGCAGTTTGCGCTGCTGGTCGGTTATGACCAGCGCGAGCGCACACTGGTGCTGCGTTCGGGCAATACCCGGCGTTGGTACACCAGCTTTGCCAGCTTCGACGATGCCTGGGGCGAGGCGGGGCGTTGGGCGGTGTTGGTCATGCCAACCAATCAATTGCCGGCGCAGCCGCTAAAACCGACGTGGATGACGGCTGCGCAAGAACTGCAAGATCAAGGTCGTACGGCGGCAGCGCAGCGGGCGTTGCGTACGGCGCATCAGCTTTGGCCGGATGCGCAGCTGTAA
- the dusA gene encoding tRNA dihydrouridine(20/20a) synthase DusA: MTDNSALTANTPPTTLSRRFSVAPMMDWTDRHCRFFLRQLSQHALLYTEMVTTGAILHGDAARFLRHSVAEYPLALQLGGSVPADMAACAKLGETAGYSEINLNVGCPSDRVQNNMIGACLMGHPQLVADCVKAMQDAVDIPVTVKHRIGINGRDSYAELCDFVGTVRDAGCRSFTVHARIAILEGLSPKENREVPPLRYEVAAQLKQDFPELEIILNGGIKTLEDCQQHLQTFDGVMLGREAYHNPYLLAQVDQQLFGSPRTVMSRFEAMQSMRGYIAAHLAEGGSMHHITRHMLGLGQGFNGARRFRQLLSVDIHKTNEPLALFDQAAQLLQGR, translated from the coding sequence ATGACCGATAACTCTGCACTTACTGCCAACACGCCCCCAACCACGCTTTCTCGGCGCTTCTCCGTAGCGCCGATGATGGATTGGACAGATCGGCACTGCCGATTTTTCCTGCGCCAATTGTCGCAGCACGCCCTGCTGTATACCGAGATGGTCACTACTGGTGCGATATTGCACGGTGACGCAGCACGCTTTCTGCGCCATAGCGTGGCGGAATATCCGCTAGCCCTGCAGCTGGGTGGTAGCGTGCCAGCGGATATGGCAGCCTGCGCTAAATTGGGCGAAACCGCCGGCTACAGTGAAATAAACCTGAATGTCGGCTGCCCCAGCGATCGGGTGCAGAACAATATGATCGGCGCCTGCCTGATGGGCCATCCGCAACTGGTCGCCGATTGCGTGAAAGCCATGCAGGATGCGGTGGATATCCCGGTAACGGTAAAGCACCGCATTGGTATCAACGGCCGCGACAGCTATGCCGAGCTGTGCGATTTCGTCGGCACGGTGCGCGATGCCGGCTGCCGCAGCTTCACCGTGCATGCGCGCATCGCCATTCTCGAAGGGCTATCGCCCAAGGAGAATCGCGAGGTACCGCCGCTGCGTTATGAGGTGGCGGCGCAGCTTAAGCAAGACTTCCCCGAGCTGGAAATCATCCTCAATGGCGGCATCAAAACCCTAGAAGATTGCCAGCAGCACCTGCAGACCTTCGATGGCGTAATGCTGGGCCGCGAGGCGTACCACAACCCTTACCTGTTGGCGCAGGTTGACCAGCAGTTGTTTGGCTCCCCCCGCACCGTCATGAGCCGCTTCGAGGCCATGCAGAGCATGCGTGGTTATATCGCCGCACACCTCGCTGAAGGCGGCAGCATGCACCACATCACCCGCCATATGCTTGGTCTGGGTCAGGGTTTCAATGGCGCACGGCGCTTTCGCCAGCTGCTCTCGGTGGACATTCACAAGACCAACGAGCCACTGGCGCTGTTCGATCAAGCGGCGCAATTGCTGCAAGGCCGCTGA
- the tal gene encoding transaldolase, with the protein MTSKLDQLKQFTTVVADTGDLDAITRLKPVDATTNPSLLLKAAAMPGYSALLKSAVTAGKGDLGLASDHFGVAVGGEILKIIPGRISTEVDARLSFDTQATLRRAERLIGLYEEAGIGRERVLIKIASTWEGIRAAEQLEKAGIQCNLTLLFSFAQAQACADAGVFLISPFVGRIYDWYKKADGRDFAGAEDPGVQSVTRIYNYYKANAYQTVVMGASFRNIGQIEQLAGCDRLTISPELLQQLADDQQPLARLLSPGKAAEAKQSLGESQFRWAMNEDAMATEKLAEGIRLFARDQEKLEKLLTAQA; encoded by the coding sequence ATGACCTCCAAGCTGGATCAACTCAAGCAGTTCACCACCGTGGTCGCCGATACCGGCGACCTCGACGCCATCACCCGCCTGAAGCCGGTTGATGCCACCACCAACCCTTCCCTGCTGCTTAAAGCCGCTGCCATGCCGGGTTACAGCGCACTGCTGAAAAGCGCAGTGACTGCCGGCAAAGGCGATCTAGGCCTGGCCAGTGACCATTTTGGCGTCGCTGTGGGCGGTGAAATCCTCAAGATCATCCCCGGGCGCATCTCCACCGAAGTGGATGCACGCCTATCCTTCGACACCCAGGCTACCCTGCGCCGCGCAGAACGCTTGATTGGTCTTTACGAAGAAGCTGGGATAGGTCGTGAGCGCGTGCTGATTAAGATCGCGTCGACCTGGGAAGGTATTCGCGCCGCTGAGCAACTGGAAAAAGCCGGCATTCAGTGCAACCTGACGCTGCTGTTCTCTTTCGCCCAAGCCCAGGCCTGCGCCGATGCCGGGGTATTTCTGATTTCGCCCTTCGTCGGACGCATCTACGACTGGTACAAGAAGGCCGATGGCCGTGATTTTGCCGGCGCAGAAGACCCCGGCGTGCAGTCGGTCACGCGCATCTACAACTACTACAAGGCCAACGCCTACCAGACCGTGGTGATGGGTGCGAGCTTCCGCAACATTGGCCAGATCGAACAACTGGCTGGCTGTGATCGCCTGACCATCAGCCCGGAACTACTGCAACAATTGGCTGATGATCAGCAGCCATTGGCGCGCCTGCTCAGCCCAGGCAAAGCTGCCGAAGCCAAGCAGAGCCTCGGCGAAAGCCAGTTCCGCTGGGCCATGAATGAAGACGCCATGGCCACGGAAAAACTTGCCGAAGGCATTCGCCTGTTTGCCCGCGATCAGGAAAAGCTGGAAAAACTGCTGACCGCTCAAGCCTGA
- the rssC gene encoding anti-sigma factor antagonist RssC translates to MSPGRIQFAEQDGTFILKFVGEVRLTLCSALDSTIEKIFTALNFSAIVIDLTETRSIDSTTLGLLAKLSILSRQKVGLLPTVVTTHADITRLLQSMGFDQVFNIVDTPVPCPDCLDDLPSQDQSEELVRAKVLEAHRILMGLNDSNREAFHDLVNALEHH, encoded by the coding sequence ATAAGCCCCGGTAGAATCCAGTTTGCTGAACAAGACGGCACCTTCATTTTGAAGTTTGTCGGTGAAGTGCGTCTGACGCTGTGTTCGGCCCTAGATTCGACCATCGAGAAAATCTTCACCGCGCTGAATTTCTCAGCCATCGTGATTGATCTGACCGAGACCCGCAGTATCGATAGCACGACTCTCGGGCTGCTGGCCAAGCTGTCGATTCTGTCGCGGCAGAAGGTTGGTCTGTTGCCGACGGTGGTGACGACTCACGCCGATATCACTCGGCTGCTGCAGTCGATGGGTTTTGATCAGGTATTCAATATCGTCGATACACCGGTGCCGTGCCCGGATTGCCTGGATGATCTGCCGTCGCAGGATCAATCGGAAGAGCTGGTACGCGCCAAGGTGCTGGAAGCGCATCGCATCCTGATGGGGTTGAACGACTCCAATCGCGAAGCCTTCCACGATCTGGTCAATGCCCTCGAGCATCATTGA
- the rssB gene encoding two-component system response regulator RssB — MHKTSATLLIIDDDDVVRASLAAYLEDSCFHVLQAANGLQGLEVFHAESPDLVICDLRMPQVDGLELIRRINALQVETPVIVVSGAGVMSDAVEALRLGAADYLIKPLADLAVLEHSVRRALDRANLRLENQRYRDELETANRELQASLHLLQEDQNAGRQVQMNMLPVTPWQADGLNFAHQIIPSLYLSGDFVDYFRVDDSRIAFYLADVSGHGASSAFITVLLKFMTTRLLYESRRGGNLPDFKPSEVLGHINRGLINCKLGKHVTMLGGVIDQANNRLTYSIGGHLPLPVLYSEGQARYLEGRGLPVGLFVEAEYNDLELELPEAFSLTLLSDGILDLLPGDTLKDKETLLPQLISSAGGTLDGLRKAFGLANLGDMPDDIALLVLSRNLA; from the coding sequence ATGCACAAAACCAGTGCCACGCTGCTGATAATCGATGACGACGACGTAGTGCGCGCGAGTCTCGCAGCCTACCTGGAAGACAGTTGTTTTCATGTGCTGCAGGCCGCCAATGGCTTGCAGGGGCTGGAAGTCTTTCATGCTGAGTCGCCGGATCTGGTGATCTGTGATCTGCGCATGCCGCAAGTCGATGGTCTCGAGCTGATCCGCCGCATCAACGCCCTGCAAGTGGAAACCCCGGTAATCGTGGTGTCTGGTGCTGGTGTGATGAGCGATGCTGTCGAAGCCTTGCGTCTGGGCGCAGCCGATTACCTGATCAAACCTCTGGCCGATCTCGCCGTGCTTGAGCATTCAGTGCGTCGTGCGTTGGATCGTGCCAATTTGCGCCTGGAAAACCAGCGCTATCGCGACGAGCTGGAAACCGCCAACCGCGAGCTGCAAGCCAGCCTGCACCTGCTGCAGGAAGATCAGAACGCCGGCCGCCAAGTGCAGATGAACATGCTGCCGGTAACGCCGTGGCAGGCTGATGGCCTGAACTTCGCCCACCAGATCATTCCTTCACTGTATCTATCGGGCGATTTTGTCGATTATTTCCGTGTCGATGACAGTCGTATCGCGTTTTATCTGGCTGATGTTTCCGGGCATGGCGCTTCTTCGGCATTTATCACCGTGCTGCTGAAATTTATGACCACACGCCTGCTGTACGAGTCGCGGCGCGGTGGCAACCTGCCAGATTTCAAACCCTCTGAAGTGCTCGGCCATATCAACCGTGGCCTGATCAACTGCAAGCTGGGCAAGCACGTGACCATGCTCGGCGGTGTGATCGACCAGGCCAACAACCGTCTGACCTACAGCATTGGCGGTCATCTACCGCTGCCGGTGCTTTACAGCGAAGGCCAGGCACGTTACCTGGAAGGTCGTGGTTTGCCGGTTGGGCTGTTTGTCGAGGCCGAGTACAACGACCTGGAGCTGGAGCTGCCAGAGGCCTTCAGTCTCACGCTACTTTCTGATGGCATTCTCGATCTGTTGCCGGGCGATACCTTGAAAGACAAGGAAACCCTGTTGCCGCAGCTGATCAGCTCTGCGGGTGGCACCCTTGATGGCCTGCGTAAGGCTTTTGGGCTGGCCAATCTGGGGGATATGCCGGATGATATTGCCTTGCTGGTGTTAAGCAGGAACCTTGCATGA
- a CDS encoding PilZ domain-containing protein — protein MSQNDRAYSEKRDYIRMRLEAPVTLHHDGKEIPALCLDLSSTGMQLEAESAVKMGDKVRVHIASDHNELRGLDAQAEVMRVSTLEDGRQALGLAIISMS, from the coding sequence ATGAGCCAAAATGATCGTGCCTACAGTGAGAAACGCGATTACATCCGCATGCGGCTAGAGGCCCCCGTTACCCTGCACCATGACGGCAAGGAAATTCCTGCACTGTGTCTCGACCTGTCCAGCACAGGCATGCAGCTGGAAGCCGAAAGCGCAGTAAAGATGGGCGACAAGGTACGCGTGCACATCGCGTCTGATCACAACGAATTACGCGGCCTGGATGCCCAAGCCGAAGTGATGCGCGTCAGCACACTGGAAGACGGCCGCCAGGCACTAGGTTTAGCAATTATTTCCATGAGCTGA
- a CDS encoding VacJ family lipoprotein, translating to MRVTGASWIERLSLLIACTGALLLPALAQANEEDPWQGYNRFMFRVNDNVDTYTLKPLAKGYQAVTPQFLEDGVHNVFRNIGDVGNLANNLLQGKLHDAGVDGGRLIFNTTFGLLGFFDVGSAMGLQRSDEDFGQTMGVWGLNSGPYVVLPLLGPSTVRDAFGKVPDSMLTAPAFIDHVPTRNVVRGVQAVDLRASLLKAERMVSGDKYIFIRNAYLQNREFKVRDGEVEDDF from the coding sequence ATGCGTGTGACCGGTGCGAGCTGGATTGAACGATTGAGCCTGTTGATTGCCTGTACCGGCGCGCTGTTGCTGCCTGCGCTGGCGCAAGCCAACGAAGAAGACCCTTGGCAGGGTTACAACCGCTTTATGTTTCGGGTCAACGATAACGTTGATACCTATACCCTCAAGCCGTTGGCCAAGGGTTATCAGGCGGTGACGCCACAGTTTCTTGAAGATGGCGTGCACAATGTCTTTCGCAACATTGGCGATGTCGGCAACCTGGCCAACAACCTGCTACAAGGCAAGTTGCATGACGCTGGAGTTGATGGCGGTCGCTTGATCTTCAATACCACCTTCGGCCTGCTGGGCTTCTTCGATGTTGGCAGTGCTATGGGCCTGCAGCGCAGCGATGAAGATTTCGGTCAGACCATGGGCGTCTGGGGGCTCAACAGCGGGCCTTATGTTGTGCTGCCATTGTTGGGGCCAAGCACCGTACGTGATGCCTTCGGCAAGGTGCCTGACAGCATGCTGACCGCACCTGCGTTTATCGATCATGTGCCGACGCGCAATGTGGTGCGCGGCGTTCAGGCGGTTGACCTGCGGGCCAGTTTGCTCAAGGCCGAGCGCATGGTCAGCGGTGACAAATACATCTTTATCCGTAACGCCTACTTGCAGAATCGCGAATTCAAAGTGCGTGACGGTGAGGTTGAAGACGATTTCTGA
- a CDS encoding HAD family phosphatase: MQTPATSPAFTAILFSLSGCLVDFGARTIPLTLQRLYPKAANHQSLQQALGREPLTEEWQAYQQTLCETACEHAEATHAALPLLEQLHQQSVPCAWLDELPRDASISMASALPDWLPGISSHSTRPWPAPDAIWRSLIELQVDQLEGCVLVSGEPRLLQAALNAGIWTIGLAISGPLCGLAPADWQSLPMSERDRLRSQATLSLYRLGVHSVIDQLSDLPTCLADLSLRRHKGEKP, translated from the coding sequence ATGCAAACGCCCGCCACCTCGCCCGCCTTCACCGCCATCCTGTTTAGTCTTTCCGGCTGCCTGGTTGATTTCGGTGCACGCACCATCCCGCTGACCCTGCAACGCCTCTACCCAAAGGCAGCCAATCACCAAAGCCTGCAGCAGGCCCTCGGCCGTGAACCCTTAACTGAAGAGTGGCAGGCTTACCAGCAGACCCTCTGCGAAACCGCATGCGAACATGCCGAGGCCACCCATGCCGCCCTGCCCTTGCTTGAACAGCTGCACCAACAGAGCGTGCCCTGCGCCTGGCTGGATGAACTGCCACGCGACGCCAGCATCAGCATGGCCAGCGCACTCCCGGACTGGTTGCCAGGCATATCCAGCCACAGCACGCGCCCATGGCCGGCACCTGACGCCATCTGGCGGAGCCTGATAGAGCTACAGGTTGATCAGCTCGAAGGCTGCGTCCTGGTCAGTGGCGAACCACGCCTGTTGCAGGCGGCGTTAAATGCCGGCATCTGGACCATCGGCCTGGCCATCAGCGGTCCGCTTTGCGGCCTGGCGCCGGCTGACTGGCAAAGTCTGCCGATGAGCGAGCGTGATCGACTGCGTAGCCAGGCCACCCTCAGCCTGTACCGCCTTGGCGTGCATTCGGTGATTGACCAGCTCAGCGACCTGCCCACCTGCCTGGCGGATCTCAGCCTACGTCGGCACAAGGGTGAAAAGCCCTGA
- a CDS encoding DUF4404 family protein gives MPASRLQQQLQDLRNQLAEQPPLTEEERAELFVLTQEIELQLARQAAAAPDATLIDGVNLAVERFEASHPTLAGTLRNIVQSLANMGI, from the coding sequence ATGCCTGCAAGCCGCCTGCAGCAACAACTGCAAGATCTGCGCAACCAACTGGCTGAACAGCCACCGTTGACTGAAGAGGAACGCGCCGAGCTGTTTGTACTGACCCAGGAAATTGAACTACAGCTGGCCCGCCAGGCAGCAGCTGCACCTGACGCAACGCTGATCGACGGGGTTAACCTCGCGGTGGAGCGCTTCGAAGCCAGCCACCCAACCCTCGCCGGCACCCTGCGCAATATCGTGCAGAGCCTGGCCAATATGGGTATTTAA
- the queF gene encoding NADPH-dependent 7-cyano-7-deazaguanine reductase QueF (Catalyzes the NADPH-dependent reduction of 7-cyano-7-deazaguanine (preQ0) to 7-aminomethyl-7-deazaguanine (preQ1) in queuosine biosynthesis) yields the protein MHPAAEDSPLGKSSEYIATYTPSLLFPIPRAAKWAELGLSAETLPYQGVDFWNCFELSWLLPSGKPVVAMGEFAIPADSPNIIESKSFKLYLNSLNQSVFNSADELVAVLVQDLSAAAGKPVGVRVRSLAEVTAEGVQAAPGVCIDELDVAISNYEQPQPELLRCDAARVVEESLHSHLLKSNCPVTGQPDWGTLVVQYRGLALDHASLLAYLVSFRQHADFHEQCVERIFLDLQRLLKPEHLTVYARYVRRGGLDINPYRSSGPISPDNQRLVRQ from the coding sequence ATGCATCCCGCCGCCGAAGATTCGCCACTGGGCAAGTCCAGTGAGTACATCGCGACCTACACCCCGTCTTTGTTATTCCCCATTCCGCGTGCCGCGAAATGGGCCGAGCTGGGCCTGAGTGCCGAAACGCTGCCGTATCAGGGTGTGGATTTCTGGAACTGTTTTGAGCTGTCCTGGTTGTTGCCATCCGGCAAGCCGGTGGTGGCCATGGGCGAGTTCGCCATTCCGGCCGACTCGCCAAATATCATCGAGTCGAAATCCTTCAAGCTGTACCTCAATTCGCTGAATCAGTCGGTGTTCAACAGTGCTGACGAGCTGGTGGCGGTACTGGTGCAGGACCTCTCGGCAGCCGCCGGCAAGCCGGTTGGCGTGCGCGTGCGCAGCCTGGCTGAGGTAACGGCTGAAGGTGTGCAGGCCGCACCAGGCGTCTGTATCGACGAGCTGGATGTAGCCATCAGCAACTATGAGCAGCCGCAGCCTGAGCTGCTGCGCTGTGATGCCGCGCGAGTGGTCGAGGAAAGCCTGCACAGTCATCTGCTCAAATCTAATTGCCCGGTCACCGGCCAGCCGGATTGGGGCACGCTGGTGGTGCAGTACCGTGGCCTGGCGCTGGATCACGCCAGTCTGTTGGCCTATCTGGTGAGCTTTCGTCAGCATGCGGATTTTCATGAGCAGTGCGTGGAGCGGATCTTTCTCGACCTGCAGCGCCTGCTCAAGCCTGAGCACCTGACGGTGTATGCGCGTTATGTGCGCCGTGGTGGGTTGGATATCAATCCCTATCGCAGCAGCGGGCCCATCAGCCCAGATAATCAGCGTTTGGTGCGCCAGTAA